One window of the Cherax quadricarinatus isolate ZL_2023a chromosome 1, ASM3850222v1, whole genome shotgun sequence genome contains the following:
- the LOC128686660 gene encoding tryptophan--tRNA ligase, mitochondrial isoform X1 → MMSQRRLLMMSAHLRKADHINVKTQLMSLPLHSHTIPRCLPSALLHTYHYHLPAKKEICMCETLHYTRISRFHSSSIWRCERSTDKHARKTIFSGIQPTGVLHLGNYFGAVQQWVELQEKGENVIFSVVDLHSITLPQDPKNLYLQILTMAASLIACGIDPSRAIIFQQSRVSEHAQLNWLLSCSTTMARLGHLPQYKEKSSVLKEIPLGLYIYPVLQAADILLYKATHVPVGEDQLQHIQLAAHLARVFNKKFGYTFPLPCSMVYDDSIARVKSLRQPTKKMSKSESDPKSTINLTDTPDDIREKFKKAVTDFTSAVYFDDENRPGVSNMMAIHKAVSGKSFDEIRAECEGMTTAQYKLLLADVVIQHLAPIRLALDHLLNDKAYLNQLLDEGANRAREIASATWEEVRQKVGLSESI, encoded by the coding sequence ATGATGTCCCAGAGAAGATTGCTGATGATGTCTGCTCACCTCAGGAAAGCTGACCACATCAACGTCAAGACCCAGCTGATGTCTTTGCCACTTCATTCCCATACCATTCCCAGATGCTTGCCATCTGCCCTTTTGCACACCTATCATTACCACTTGCCAGCAAAGAAAGAAATCTGTATGTGTGAAACACTTCATTATACAAGAATTAGCAGATTTCATTCAAGTAGCATTTGGAGATGTGAAAGAAGCACAGATAAGCATGCAAGGAAGACCATTTTTTCTGGTATTCAACCAACAGGTGTGTTACACCTTGGCAACTATTTTGGGGCTGTGCAACAATGGGTGGAATTGCAAGAGAAGGGTGAAAATGTCATATTTTCTGTGGTAGACCTTCACTCCATAACTTTACCTCAGGACCCCAAGAATCTGTATTTGCAAATTTTAACTATGGCAGCTTCACTGATTGCATGTGGTATTGATCCCTCCAGGGCCATTATATTCCAACAATCAAGAGTATCTGAACATGCACAGTTGAATTGGCTTCTTAGCTGCTCCACTACCATGGCCCGGCTAGGGCATCTTCCTCAGTACAAGGAGAAGTCATCAGTGCTGAAAGAAATCCCTTTGGGTTTGTATATTTATCCAGTGTTACAAGCAGcagatatattattatataaagcAACTCATGTGCCTGTTGGAGAGGACCAACTACAACACATTCAGTTGGCAGCTCACTTAGCACGTGTCTTTAATAAAAAATTTGGATATACATTTCCCTTGCCATGCTCCATGGTATATGATGACTCTATAGCTAGGGTGAAGAGTCTTAGGCAACCCACTAAAAAGATGTCAAAGTCAGAGAGTGATCCCAAGAGTACAATAAATCTAACTGACACTCCAGATGACATTAGAGAAAAATTTAAGAAGGCAGTCACAGACTTTACTAGTGCCGTATATTTTGATGACGAAAACCGGCCTGGAGTATCAAACATGATGGCGATCCACAAGGCAGTGTCTGGTAAGAGCTTTGATGAGATACGTGCTGAGTGTGAGGGTATGACCACTGCCCAGTACAAGCTGTTACTGGCTGATGTGGTCATCCAGCACCTTGCACCAATCAGGCTTGCTTTAGACCATCTCCTGAATGACAAAGCTTACCTTAATCAATTATTGGATGAGGGTGCTAATAGGGCAAGGGAAATTGCCTCTGCAACATGGGAAGAAGTGAGGCAGAAAGTTGGCTTGTCAGAGAGTATATAG